In one Neobacillus sp. WH10 genomic region, the following are encoded:
- a CDS encoding thiolase family protein — MVEVAVVSFARTPIGRYGGIFKNISAVELGSIAISGALKKANLSGDEIDEVIMGVVWQAGLKGNPARQAAIQAGVTVDAPAMTINQQCSSGIRAIDIGADQIRLGKVKVVVAGGFESMSNVPYLDLSGRWGHKRGPKTMEDSLYYDGLDDAFIGIHMGNTAETVARNAKLTREEVDAFAYESQQKAARAIEKGRFEEEIVPVVIKSRKGEEIITTDECPRPNTTIDRLSKLQPAFDVEGISTAGNSPPLSDGGCALVLMEKKYAESKGLNILGIIRDVVSVGVAPEIMGYGPVPAIRKLLKRNEISISGIDFLEINEAFGAQALACIKDLEFPKEVVNVNGGAIALGHPPGNTGARLVGTILTELRRQDKKIGIATLCAGGGPAIACLISRN; from the coding sequence ATGGTGGAAGTGGCTGTTGTATCTTTTGCACGAACTCCAATTGGGAGATATGGTGGTATATTTAAAAATATTTCAGCTGTTGAATTAGGGTCTATTGCAATTTCTGGTGCTCTAAAGAAAGCAAATCTATCTGGAGATGAAATTGATGAAGTAATAATGGGGGTAGTTTGGCAAGCTGGATTAAAAGGAAATCCTGCACGTCAAGCTGCGATACAAGCAGGTGTTACAGTTGATGCACCAGCTATGACCATCAATCAACAGTGTTCATCAGGAATTCGGGCAATTGATATAGGCGCTGACCAAATTAGATTAGGAAAAGTAAAGGTTGTAGTGGCTGGGGGCTTTGAAAGCATGAGTAATGTACCTTACCTTGATTTATCAGGAAGGTGGGGACATAAACGGGGCCCAAAGACAATGGAGGATAGCCTTTATTATGATGGTTTAGACGATGCTTTTATTGGAATTCATATGGGAAATACTGCTGAAACAGTTGCTCGGAATGCCAAATTAACAAGAGAAGAAGTAGATGCTTTTGCATATGAAAGTCAACAAAAAGCAGCTCGTGCAATTGAAAAAGGTCGCTTTGAAGAAGAAATTGTTCCAGTTGTTATAAAAAGTAGAAAAGGTGAAGAAATCATTACCACAGACGAATGCCCCCGACCAAACACTACAATAGACAGGCTAAGTAAATTACAACCAGCCTTTGATGTGGAAGGAATTTCTACCGCCGGAAATTCACCTCCATTAAGTGATGGTGGTTGCGCTCTTGTTCTAATGGAGAAAAAATATGCTGAGTCTAAAGGCTTAAATATTTTAGGGATTATTAGAGACGTTGTATCAGTTGGCGTAGCACCGGAAATTATGGGCTATGGCCCTGTCCCAGCCATTAGAAAATTATTAAAAAGAAATGAAATTTCTATAAGTGGAATAGATTTCTTAGAAATTAATGAGGCTTTTGGTGCTCAGGCACTTGCCTGTATAAAAGACCTAGAATTTCCAAAGGAAGTAGTTAATGTAAATGGAGGAGCCATTGCACTAGGTCACCCACCTGGGAATACAGGTGCAAGATTAGTAGGAACAATTTTAACAGAATTAAGACGGCAAGATAAAAAAATAGGAATTGCTACTTTGTGTGCAGGGGGAGGGCCGGCCATTGCATGCTTAATTAGTAGAAATTAA
- a CDS encoding cobalamin-dependent protein (Presence of a B(12) (cobalamin)-binding domain implies dependence on cobalamin itself, in one of its several forms, or in some unusual lineages, dependence on a cobalamin-like analog.) — protein MNRPIKVLVTKIGLDGHDRGARVVASAFREAGMEVIYTSPWQRIEDVVSISLQEDVDIIAISSLAYDHLIIPKLMNALVEEELDDKKVIVGGIIPKEDEEILLTAGVAKIFHPGESLDSIIESVERLMENKNEMR, from the coding sequence ATGAATAGACCTATTAAAGTCTTGGTGACAAAGATTGGTTTAGATGGACACGACCGAGGGGCAAGAGTAGTAGCAAGTGCCTTTCGGGAGGCTGGGATGGAGGTGATTTACACGAGTCCTTGGCAAAGAATTGAAGATGTCGTTTCAATTTCCCTTCAAGAAGACGTGGATATTATTGCTATTAGTTCATTAGCCTATGATCATCTGATAATACCAAAGCTAATGAACGCCCTTGTAGAAGAAGAGCTGGATGATAAAAAAGTTATCGTAGGTGGAATCATTCCAAAAGAAGATGAAGAAATTCTGCTAACTGCTGGCGTGGCAAAAATTTTTCATCCAGGAGAATCATTAGATTCTATTATAGAAAGTGTAGAACGACTCATGGAAAACAAGAATGAAATGAGGTGA
- a CDS encoding acyl-CoA dehydrogenase family protein yields MTYRKEEHQIFRKALRRFLEKEAYPFYDEWEKNRMIPRAFWRKMGQQGFLCPFIDEKYGGLNTDFGYSAILIEELERVGASLIGVSNHNEIVVPYIHTFGTEEQKAKWLPGCISGEIITAIAMTEPGAGSDLANIKTTAVKDRNHYNVNGQKTFITNGIQADLILLACKTDMNEKTHKGISLLLVEGNAEGFKRGKKLDKIGLHSQDTGELIFEDVKVPIENLLGEEGKGFYYMMEKLQQERLVVALAAQIAAERMFELTIQYTKERHAFKKRIMDFQNTQFKLAEMATEIELGRTFVDRLVSEHIHKKDIVKEVSMAKWWNTEMAKRVASQCIQLFGGYGYMEDYEIARRYRDIPIAAIYAGTNEIMKVIIAKKLDLN; encoded by the coding sequence ATGACTTATCGGAAGGAAGAACATCAAATTTTTCGCAAAGCGCTAAGAAGGTTTTTAGAAAAAGAAGCCTATCCATTTTATGATGAATGGGAAAAGAATCGAATGATACCCAGAGCTTTTTGGAGGAAGATGGGTCAACAAGGATTTCTCTGTCCCTTTATAGATGAAAAATATGGAGGATTAAATACTGATTTCGGCTATTCAGCTATTCTAATAGAAGAGCTTGAGAGAGTCGGAGCTAGCCTAATTGGGGTTTCCAATCATAATGAAATTGTAGTTCCTTATATTCATACCTTTGGGACTGAAGAACAAAAAGCTAAATGGCTCCCTGGCTGTATAAGCGGGGAAATTATAACAGCTATAGCAATGACTGAACCAGGTGCAGGATCAGATTTAGCTAATATTAAAACGACGGCTGTAAAGGATAGAAACCACTACAATGTAAATGGCCAAAAAACGTTTATAACAAATGGAATCCAAGCAGATTTAATCCTTCTCGCATGTAAAACAGATATGAATGAAAAAACTCATAAAGGAATAAGTCTGCTTTTAGTAGAAGGGAATGCGGAAGGATTTAAGAGAGGGAAAAAATTAGATAAAATTGGCCTCCATAGTCAGGATACAGGAGAGCTGATTTTTGAGGATGTAAAGGTTCCAATAGAAAATTTACTTGGAGAAGAGGGAAAGGGCTTTTACTACATGATGGAAAAGCTTCAGCAGGAGCGATTAGTAGTAGCCTTAGCGGCACAGATCGCTGCCGAAAGAATGTTTGAACTAACTATTCAATACACAAAAGAGCGGCATGCTTTCAAAAAGCGAATCATGGATTTTCAAAATACTCAGTTTAAATTGGCTGAAATGGCCACAGAAATTGAACTGGGTCGTACCTTCGTAGACCGATTAGTATCTGAACATATCCATAAAAAGGATATAGTAAAAGAAGTCTCGATGGCTAAATGGTGGAATACCGAGATGGCCAAAAGAGTTGCTTCCCAATGTATCCAATTGTTTGGTGGATACGGTTATATGGAAGACTATGAAATCGCAAGAAGATA
- a CDS encoding VOC family protein encodes MKIKGFGGVFWRTKDVVLLKNWYKETLGISMEEWNGTVIKPDADNETIFSLFKESNDYFPEEQSVMLNFQVENIEAWMEHFNKIGIPLLKQPEKSEFGTFIWISDPEGRWIEIWEK; translated from the coding sequence ATGAAAATTAAAGGTTTCGGTGGGGTTTTTTGGAGAACAAAAGATGTTGTCTTATTAAAAAATTGGTATAAAGAAACTCTAGGTATATCGATGGAAGAGTGGAATGGTACTGTCATCAAGCCAGATGCTGACAACGAAACAATCTTTTCTTTGTTTAAAGAAAGTAATGATTATTTTCCAGAAGAACAATCTGTGATGCTAAATTTTCAAGTGGAAAATATCGAAGCTTGGATGGAACATTTCAATAAAATTGGAATACCACTTTTAAAACAACCTGAAAAAAGCGAGTTTGGAACATTTATTTGGATTTCTGATCCAGAAGGAAGATGGATTGAAATATGGGAGAAATAA
- a CDS encoding acyl-CoA mutase large subunit family protein → MEKINQYQKWKDDYERVRGVSSEEDLKYNLSGIPVKPLYTAQDFQKQSLSSPGLYPYTRGIYPTMYRGRGWSRRQLIGLDTPERFNERQREMIKAGSNAVSLIFCNSFYRGYDADMVDPLLVGTCGTPINTIEDMEIAFDQIPIDQISIGLNDPIGFTGLAMLLVIAKRRGIPFSKITGTSNQSDFISHYVANHMFYRLSLDGSLKVLLDHIEYTNKHLPNWNPVSIVGQHMQQAGATPVQALAFTISSGITYIEETLKRGLPIDSFAPRFTFFYDISISLFEEIAKFRAGRRIWAKLLKERFGAVDQRSMRFKFHGQTSGAELTRQQPLNNIVRITVQAMAGILGGAQSLHTDSYDEALGTPIEEAARIAINTQNILAEESGIADVIDPLGGSYYVEKLTDDMEEKAWEYINKIDKMGGMMEAVRNGFVQKEIGESADRYQRAVDRKEKIIVGVNKYQIDESHDKRPPVTRVAPELVDNHLRRLEKYKKNRDQHRVEQALARLGEATKDNSLNIFEETISAIEAGCTHGEVIKELREQLGFGYPNIV, encoded by the coding sequence ATGGAAAAAATAAATCAATATCAAAAATGGAAAGATGATTATGAAAGAGTAAGAGGTGTTTCATCAGAAGAAGATCTCAAATACAATTTATCAGGTATACCTGTAAAGCCATTGTATACCGCTCAAGATTTTCAGAAGCAGAGTTTGTCCTCCCCTGGTCTTTATCCCTACACAAGGGGCATCTATCCAACCATGTACCGAGGGAGAGGATGGAGTCGGAGACAATTAATTGGTCTGGATACACCTGAAAGATTTAATGAACGTCAAAGAGAAATGATTAAGGCAGGATCAAATGCAGTTAGCTTAATCTTTTGTAATAGCTTTTACCGCGGATATGATGCTGATATGGTTGATCCCCTTCTTGTCGGTACATGCGGAACACCAATCAACACAATTGAAGATATGGAAATTGCATTTGATCAAATTCCAATTGATCAAATCAGTATTGGACTTAATGATCCAATCGGTTTTACCGGCCTGGCAATGCTGTTAGTCATTGCGAAGCGAAGAGGAATCCCCTTCTCGAAAATAACAGGAACGAGCAATCAATCTGATTTTATCTCCCATTATGTCGCTAATCACATGTTCTATCGTCTTTCACTTGATGGGAGTTTAAAAGTTTTACTAGATCATATCGAATATACAAACAAACACCTGCCAAATTGGAACCCTGTCAGTATTGTGGGACAGCATATGCAGCAGGCTGGTGCCACCCCGGTTCAAGCATTAGCCTTTACGATTTCAAGTGGTATTACTTATATTGAAGAAACATTAAAAAGAGGCTTGCCAATTGACTCCTTTGCCCCACGTTTTACGTTCTTTTACGATATTAGTATCAGTCTATTTGAAGAAATAGCGAAATTTCGGGCAGGCAGAAGAATTTGGGCAAAACTATTAAAGGAACGGTTTGGCGCCGTTGATCAAAGATCGATGAGATTTAAATTTCATGGTCAAACATCTGGTGCAGAATTAACAAGACAGCAACCATTAAATAACATAGTTAGGATCACCGTTCAAGCGATGGCCGGAATTTTAGGAGGGGCTCAGTCCCTTCATACCGATTCATATGATGAAGCATTAGGTACCCCAATCGAGGAAGCAGCTAGGATCGCGATCAACACACAAAATATTTTGGCTGAGGAATCTGGCATTGCTGACGTAATTGATCCTCTAGGTGGTTCGTATTACGTGGAGAAATTAACAGATGATATGGAAGAAAAGGCCTGGGAGTACATCAACAAAATCGATAAAATGGGCGGTATGATGGAGGCCGTTCGAAATGGCTTCGTTCAAAAAGAAATTGGAGAATCGGCTGATAGATATCAAAGAGCGGTTGATCGAAAAGAAAAGATCATTGTTGGTGTAAATAAATATCAAATTGATGAAAGTCATGACAAAAGGCCACCAGTAACAAGAGTGGCACCAGAACTTGTCGATAATCATTTACGAAGATTAGAAAAATATAAAAAGAATCGAGACCAGCATAGGGTTGAACAAGCTCTTGCAAGGCTTGGAGAGGCGACAAAAGATAATTCCCTAAATATTTTCGAAGAGACCATTTCTGCTATTGAAGCAGGATGTACTCATGGAGAAGTAATTAAGGAGCTTCGGGAGCAACTTGGATTTGGATACCCAAATATCGTTTAA
- the yiaA gene encoding inner membrane protein YiaA, with product MSNDNEVVLDKGKRNDLKVKEERKEGEPTLAFIGASWAALLVGVTSYLIGLFNANMQLNEKGYYFAVLVFGLYSAISLQKAVRDKDEGIPVTNIYYGISWFALIVSISLMAIGLYNAGSIVLSEKGFYGMAFVLSLFAAITVQKNIRDTQRAREKD from the coding sequence ATGTCCAATGATAATGAAGTTGTATTAGATAAAGGAAAACGAAATGATTTAAAAGTGAAAGAAGAAAGGAAAGAGGGAGAACCGACTCTAGCCTTCATAGGGGCTTCTTGGGCAGCGCTATTAGTAGGTGTTACGTCTTATCTTATAGGTTTGTTTAACGCAAATATGCAATTGAACGAAAAAGGATATTACTTTGCAGTTTTAGTATTCGGACTCTATTCGGCGATATCTTTACAAAAAGCAGTTAGAGATAAAGATGAGGGTATACCAGTTACTAATATTTATTATGGTATTAGTTGGTTCGCACTTATTGTATCTATTTCATTAATGGCCATCGGTTTATACAATGCAGGAAGTATTGTTTTAAGCGAAAAAGGATTTTATGGTATGGCATTTGTTCTTAGTTTATTTGCAGCTATAACAGTTCAAAAGAATATTAGAGATACACAGAGGGCAAGAGAAAAAGATTGA
- the meaB gene encoding methylmalonyl Co-A mutase-associated GTPase MeaB encodes MKIRNIDIDHMVSNIKSQSIRDLARAITIVENQEEHYIDLVSKLYSFTGNSHIIGITGSPGTGKSSLVDKIATSLQKKGKMVAVLAIDPSSPFSKGAILGDRIRMSSVQKSNDIFVRSLASRGEVGGLAKSVRNIITLMDGFGYDCILIETVGSGQTEIEIMNLAHTTIVVVAPGLGDEIQAQKAGIMEIADVFVVNKSDLPGADMTAKHINQMIHTESVINRKQVPVLLTSAVKESGIDNLVSNIEDRWQTINLTGERYEIEMKHAQYKLFESLKEKILCYMDESIINSIEWIKVVNEVKKKKTNPEKAAESIFARYFTTQGLGEKN; translated from the coding sequence ATGAAAATAAGAAACATAGATATTGATCATATGGTGAGTAACATTAAATCACAGAGCATAAGAGATTTAGCCAGAGCGATTACGATTGTGGAGAACCAAGAAGAACACTATATCGATTTAGTTTCAAAATTGTATTCCTTTACTGGTAACTCTCATATAATCGGGATTACTGGCTCACCTGGAACTGGAAAAAGCTCTTTGGTAGATAAGATAGCAACCTCTTTACAGAAAAAAGGGAAAATGGTAGCAGTTTTAGCGATTGATCCTAGTAGTCCGTTTTCCAAGGGTGCCATCCTCGGAGATCGCATACGTATGTCTAGTGTGCAAAAATCCAATGATATTTTTGTAAGGAGTCTCGCTTCAAGGGGTGAAGTGGGTGGATTGGCAAAATCGGTTAGAAATATCATTACCTTAATGGACGGGTTTGGATATGATTGCATTTTAATTGAAACAGTTGGATCAGGTCAGACGGAAATTGAAATCATGAACTTAGCCCACACAACCATAGTGGTAGTTGCCCCTGGATTAGGAGATGAAATTCAAGCCCAAAAAGCAGGAATCATGGAAATAGCGGATGTGTTTGTAGTAAATAAGTCGGATTTACCAGGTGCCGACATGACCGCTAAGCACATCAATCAAATGATTCACACAGAATCAGTGATTAATAGAAAACAAGTACCTGTGTTACTTACATCCGCTGTAAAGGAAAGTGGAATAGACAATCTTGTGAGTAACATTGAAGACCGATGGCAAACGATTAACCTAACAGGTGAACGTTATGAAATTGAAATGAAGCATGCACAATATAAATTATTTGAAAGCTTAAAGGAAAAAATTCTGTGTTATATGGATGAATCGATAATAAATAGCATCGAATGGATAAAAGTGGTAAATGAGGTGAAAAAGAAAAAAACAAATCCTGAAAAAGCGGCTGAAAGCATATTTGCACGCTATTTTACAACTCAAGGTTTAGGAGAAAAAAATTGA
- a CDS encoding TIGR02206 family membrane protein — MFSVTGMQGFELFSMAHMGTLVVFFAACCILVYFRNKRKIYQQIIKWTLFILLPACEISSHLWLILTNQWEVGDLPLQLCSLSTFLAMYLFLKKNEKVFYLFYFIGTLPPFLAMVTPEMVYTFPHFRFIEYFLHHSLLPLAVLYFIFYEGYSIPRKAILFCFVTVNIIAVPIYILNQLIGTNFFYLASPTEAKTILTFFGSGIMYYINLEIAALIVFGITYIPIGVLQRIENKKARDTLGKELS, encoded by the coding sequence GTGTTTTCTGTTACAGGAATGCAGGGTTTTGAGTTGTTTTCTATGGCCCATATGGGTACGTTAGTTGTATTCTTTGCTGCATGTTGTATTTTAGTGTATTTCAGAAATAAACGTAAGATTTACCAGCAGATTATTAAATGGACATTGTTTATCCTTTTGCCTGCATGTGAAATTTCCTCGCATTTATGGTTAATCCTAACCAATCAATGGGAAGTGGGCGATCTTCCTTTACAACTCTGTTCACTTAGTACTTTTTTAGCTATGTATTTATTTTTGAAAAAGAATGAAAAGGTGTTTTATTTGTTCTATTTTATTGGAACTCTCCCTCCTTTTTTAGCGATGGTTACACCAGAAATGGTCTACACGTTTCCTCATTTTCGGTTTATCGAATATTTTCTTCACCATTCATTACTTCCGTTAGCAGTATTGTATTTTATCTTTTATGAAGGATACAGTATTCCCAGAAAAGCCATTTTATTTTGCTTTGTAACCGTTAATATTATAGCCGTACCTATTTATATTTTGAATCAGCTGATTGGCACGAACTTTTTCTATTTAGCGAGCCCAACTGAGGCCAAAACGATCCTAACATTTTTCGGAAGCGGGATCATGTATTATATAAATCTTGAGATTGCAGCATTGATTGTCTTTGGCATCACGTATATTCCAATTGGTGTTTTACAGAGGATAGAAAATAAAAAAGCAAGAGATACATTAGGAAAGGAGTTAAGTTGA
- a CDS encoding vWA domain-containing protein: MKKNLTELVFILDKSGSMAGLEADTIGGYNAMLMKQQKAEGEAFVTTVLFNHHYELLHDRINVKGISPITEEDYKVGGSTALLDAIGFTMQKIVNVQRKTSEDERADKVLFIITTDGMENASREYTMEKIKKMVQHQKEKYGWEFLFLGANIDAISTAAQFGIDEDFAVEYHADHIGTQLNYDAVNEAVINLRGGKKIDRSWKEGIERDYNRRTRKESTR; the protein is encoded by the coding sequence ATGAAAAAGAATTTAACAGAATTAGTGTTTATTTTAGATAAAAGTGGTTCGATGGCAGGGCTTGAAGCAGATACAATTGGCGGATATAATGCAATGCTTATGAAACAACAAAAAGCTGAAGGAGAAGCTTTTGTTACTACCGTATTATTTAATCACCATTACGAATTATTACACGACAGAATAAATGTGAAAGGCATTTCTCCCATTACTGAAGAAGATTATAAAGTAGGGGGCAGTACAGCGTTATTAGATGCCATCGGTTTTACCATGCAAAAAATAGTGAATGTACAAAGGAAAACAAGTGAGGATGAACGTGCTGATAAGGTACTATTCATCATTACCACTGATGGGATGGAAAATGCCAGCCGTGAATATACAATGGAAAAAATCAAAAAAATGGTTCAGCATCAAAAAGAAAAATATGGCTGGGAGTTCTTATTCCTTGGAGCCAATATCGATGCCATCTCAACTGCAGCACAATTTGGAATCGATGAGGATTTCGCAGTTGAATACCATGCCGATCATATAGGGACACAATTAAATTATGATGCTGTAAATGAAGCCGTGATTAACCTTCGAGGTGGTAAAAAGATTGATCGAAGCTGGAAAGAAGGAATTGAAAGGGATTATAATCGGCGGACGAGGAAGGAATCTACGAGATGA
- the nfsA gene encoding oxygen-insensitive NADPH nitroreductase: MNDVIGTILNHRSIRHFEDKPLTEEQIKTIVSCAQAAATSSFIQAYSIIGVKDPVKKKKLAELSGNQEYVEKNGHFFVFCADLYRHSIIGDMEDKNIETSLESTEKFMVAVIDTALAAQNAAIAAESLGLGICYIGGIRNNLEEVKKVLNIPVRVIPLFGLAIGYPAKITGQKPRLPFEHVYHEDGYEQNKEVYLQQLDDYNELIANYYQQRTNEVRKDRWTEQIAAMLEKQNRMYMKDFIQKNKLDLR, encoded by the coding sequence ATGAATGATGTAATCGGAACAATCCTTAACCACCGTTCGATCCGCCATTTTGAGGACAAGCCATTGACAGAAGAGCAAATAAAGACGATTGTTTCCTGTGCACAAGCTGCTGCTACATCAAGCTTTATTCAGGCTTACTCCATTATTGGAGTTAAGGATCCTGTTAAAAAGAAGAAATTAGCCGAGCTTTCAGGAAATCAAGAGTATGTGGAAAAGAACGGCCACTTTTTTGTATTCTGTGCTGATCTTTATCGTCATTCGATTATCGGAGATATGGAAGATAAAAACATAGAAACATCACTTGAAAGTACCGAAAAATTTATGGTAGCGGTAATTGATACCGCTCTTGCTGCCCAAAATGCTGCTATTGCAGCTGAATCACTCGGTTTGGGAATCTGTTATATAGGTGGTATTCGCAACAACCTTGAAGAAGTTAAAAAAGTTTTAAATATTCCAGTGCGTGTCATCCCATTGTTTGGGCTGGCCATTGGATATCCAGCCAAAATAACCGGTCAAAAACCAAGACTGCCTTTTGAACATGTTTATCACGAAGATGGATATGAACAAAACAAAGAAGTTTATTTACAACAGCTTGATGATTATAATGAACTAATCGCAAACTATTATCAGCAAAGAACTAATGAAGTTCGAAAAGATCGGTGGACAGAACAAATTGCTGCTATGCTTGAAAAGCAGAATCGCATGTATATGAAGGACTTTATTCAAAAAAACAAACTAGATTTACGATAA
- a CDS encoding GNAT family N-acetyltransferase produces MEASNHIVQIKPWEDNDLDLLFRINAPEMMQHLGGPESKEQILKRHKRYLELGNRGRMFSIILLPELEPVGSVGYWQTTWNNESVYETGWSVIPSYQGKGIATKAVKLAIEEASSENKCKYIHAFPSIDNPASNAICRKLDFQFISECEFEYPPGSFMRCNNWRYILIRQ; encoded by the coding sequence TTGGAAGCAAGTAACCATATCGTTCAGATAAAGCCTTGGGAGGATAATGACCTTGATTTACTTTTTCGTATAAACGCTCCAGAAATGATGCAGCATCTTGGAGGTCCAGAGAGTAAAGAGCAGATTTTGAAACGACATAAACGGTATCTTGAGCTTGGTAATAGAGGACGTATGTTCAGCATTATATTGTTACCAGAATTAGAACCAGTAGGTTCTGTGGGTTATTGGCAAACTACTTGGAATAATGAAAGTGTATATGAAACTGGATGGAGCGTTATACCCTCTTATCAAGGGAAAGGAATAGCTACAAAAGCAGTAAAGTTAGCAATAGAAGAAGCATCTAGTGAGAACAAATGTAAATACATTCACGCATTCCCATCGATTGATAATCCTGCTTCTAATGCAATTTGTCGGAAGCTTGACTTTCAGTTTATCTCTGAATGCGAATTTGAATATCCTCCAGGAAGCTTTATGCGGTGCAATAATTGGCGTTATATCTTAATTAGACAATAG
- a CDS encoding 2-phosphoglycerate kinase, which yields MWIHTLDSTEVIGDKLWPILKGIIMTNIENEQHIIIEGCYILPYYMKDFGINYSEKIIPVFLGFSTNYIQENFETRIVKHRNAVELRNWSEERTIKELIKEHKEFKTQCLQAGVRYFEIENDYDKEILNVYDYIEAEKRRIDSI from the coding sequence TTGTGGATTCACACACTAGATAGTACCGAAGTCATTGGAGATAAACTCTGGCCAATATTAAAAGGGATTATTATGACAAATATCGAGAATGAACAACACATCATTATTGAAGGATGCTATATATTGCCTTACTATATGAAAGATTTTGGCATCAATTATTCAGAAAAAATTATTCCAGTATTCTTAGGTTTTTCGACGAATTATATTCAAGAAAACTTCGAAACAAGAATAGTGAAACATAGGAATGCTGTTGAACTCCGTAATTGGTCGGAAGAAAGAACGATAAAAGAACTAATCAAAGAACATAAAGAATTTAAAACACAATGTTTACAAGCAGGTGTTAGGTATTTTGAAATCGAAAACGACTATGACAAAGAAATATTGAATGTTTATGACTATATAGAGGCTGAAAAACGGAGAATTGATTCTATATAA
- a CDS encoding macro domain-containing protein yields the protein MPLEIVRHDITKMNVDAIVNAANTSLKMGGGVCGAIFQAAGARELQEACDQIGECKVGEAVITDGFKLDAKFIIHTPGPVWQGGSIQEAALLMASYNNSLKLAKNHQCESIAFPLISTGIYGYPKEEALQIAISTISTFLLNHDMLVYLVVFDKKSFGLSKKLFTSIHQYIDEHYVEEVESTFIRNQEERYLMEHLREAEILRQDVYEEANDSLVNLLNQLDESFSERLLRLIDEKGLTDVETYNRANIDRRLFSKIRNGVDYTPKKKTAIAFAIALKLNLPETIELLTTAGYTLSRSSKFDVIIEFFIQQENYNIHEINEALFAFDQTLLGA from the coding sequence ATGCCATTAGAAATTGTTCGCCATGATATTACAAAAATGAACGTAGACGCGATTGTGAATGCTGCGAATACTTCACTGAAAATGGGTGGAGGTGTTTGTGGTGCTATTTTTCAGGCGGCGGGTGCCCGTGAGCTGCAAGAAGCATGCGATCAAATCGGTGAGTGCAAGGTTGGAGAAGCGGTTATTACTGATGGGTTTAAGCTGGATGCAAAATTTATCATTCATACACCAGGACCTGTTTGGCAAGGTGGTTCAATTCAAGAAGCTGCTTTGTTAATGGCATCTTACAATAACTCTTTGAAACTAGCAAAAAATCATCAATGTGAATCCATTGCATTTCCGTTGATTTCGACTGGGATATATGGTTATCCAAAAGAGGAAGCATTACAAATTGCAATTTCCACCATCAGCACCTTTTTATTAAATCATGACATGCTCGTTTATCTAGTTGTTTTTGATAAAAAATCTTTCGGTTTAAGCAAGAAGTTATTTACATCCATTCATCAATATATTGATGAGCATTATGTTGAAGAAGTAGAAAGTACATTTATTCGCAATCAAGAAGAACGATATTTAATGGAACATTTGCGAGAAGCCGAAATTCTTAGGCAGGATGTTTATGAAGAAGCAAACGATTCTTTAGTAAACCTGTTGAACCAACTCGATGAATCTTTTTCCGAGCGGCTGCTTCGTTTAATTGATGAAAAAGGATTGACGGATGTTGAGACGTATAACAGGGCGAATATTGACCGTCGATTATTCTCCAAAATTCGTAATGGAGTTGATTATACCCCAAAGAAGAAAACCGCAATAGCCTTTGCTATCGCATTAAAATTAAATTTACCGGAAACGATAGAGCTGCTAACTACTGCCGGTTATACCTTGTCACGAAGCAGTAAATTTGATGTTATCATTGAGTTCTTTATTCAACAAGAGAATTACAATATTCATGAAATCAATGAAGCCTTATTTGCTTTTGACCAGACATTACTCGGTGCTTGA